The Alteromonas stellipolaris genome includes a region encoding these proteins:
- a CDS encoding energy-coupling factor ABC transporter permease translates to MTTLQWLGLILYCLTLVGVIKQISVVGLMGDKHQQHLLFGSAAALFAFWIFKVGIFEGLDVHFVGLSVVTLMLGFRYAILAGTLALLGATAAGFAQWQTLGINGVLGVMLPVAVTYFVYLVSFHHLPRQLFVYIFVCAFFPGALSIALKTGTLAGYYFVEGIYTWDVIFDNFVLLIPLLVFPEALLNGMAITLLVIYQPTWVYTFHDKFYLDN, encoded by the coding sequence GTGACAACGTTACAGTGGCTTGGCCTTATTTTATATTGCTTAACTCTTGTTGGGGTAATTAAACAAATTTCTGTTGTAGGCCTAATGGGTGATAAACACCAACAGCACCTGCTATTTGGTAGTGCCGCTGCGTTATTCGCGTTTTGGATTTTCAAAGTAGGTATTTTTGAAGGGCTAGATGTTCACTTTGTTGGTTTAAGTGTGGTTACGCTTATGCTCGGGTTTCGTTACGCAATTCTAGCTGGAACCCTTGCCCTGTTGGGAGCTACTGCCGCTGGTTTTGCACAATGGCAAACATTAGGAATCAATGGTGTATTGGGAGTAATGCTGCCTGTCGCGGTCACCTACTTTGTATATTTAGTTTCATTTCACCACCTGCCCCGCCAACTGTTCGTTTATATTTTTGTGTGCGCTTTCTTTCCAGGCGCACTCAGCATCGCCCTTAAAACAGGCACACTAGCGGGCTACTATTTTGTTGAAGGCATTTACACGTGGGACGTCATTTTCGACAACTTCGTACTGCTTATTCCACTTTTGGTATTTCCAGAAGCCCTGCTTAACGGTATGGCCATCACCCTACTCGTCATCTATCAACCCACTTGGGTTTACACATTCCACGACAAGTTTTATCTCGACAACTAA
- a CDS encoding phosphoribosyltransferase has translation MNKNFITSQALLQDSFRLAAKVYDDGFRPDFIIGIWRGGAPIGIAVQEYFEFKDYSTDHIAVRTSSYYGINKQSKEIRVHGLHYLVENADAEHKLLIVDDVFDSGRSVDALIQQIRKLMRLNMPKDIRIACPWYKPQNNTTDIVPDYFVNESDEWLVFPHEIAGLSEEEIREGKGELADVMDILFDKK, from the coding sequence ATGAACAAGAATTTTATCACCTCGCAAGCGTTGCTTCAGGATTCCTTTCGTTTAGCAGCAAAGGTGTATGATGACGGGTTTCGCCCCGATTTCATCATTGGTATTTGGCGCGGTGGTGCACCTATCGGCATAGCGGTACAAGAATATTTTGAGTTTAAAGACTATTCTACCGACCACATTGCGGTACGTACTTCTTCTTACTATGGCATTAATAAGCAATCTAAAGAAATTCGTGTTCACGGTTTACACTACTTAGTGGAAAACGCTGATGCAGAACACAAGCTACTTATTGTTGATGATGTTTTCGATTCAGGCCGTAGTGTTGATGCGCTTATTCAGCAAATTCGCAAACTGATGCGTTTGAATATGCCAAAAGACATTCGTATTGCATGCCCTTGGTACAAGCCTCAGAACAACACTACTGACATAGTGCCTGATTACTTTGTGAACGAAAGTGACGAGTGGTTAGTATTCCCACATGAAATCGCTGGTTTGAGCGAAGAAGAAATCCGCGAAGGCAAAGGCGAACTAGCCGATGTAATGGATATCTTGTTCGACAAAAAGTAA
- a CDS encoding lipoprotein-releasing ABC transporter permease subunit: MYFPLPAFIAYRYAKSGPAQSSSQNSFVSFINRFSVAGIALGLTALIIVLSVMNGFEAQLKQRILGIVPHIEINAPVEESFVMGLPNVVASMPFREAEAVVQSRSDLRGVQLHGVQADSMTQHTMVAHEMQQGSFDSLTAGSYNAIIGRALSMQLNVRAGDKLRVMVAGASVYTPFGRMPSQRLVTISGVFDMGSQMDDKVIYMQLDDVNRLLRDVSGKNTATRLFLDDAFLYQDTLKPIVDADLPVRTWRERQGPLFDAVKMEKNMMFLMLLLIIAVAAFNLVSSLVMVVSEKQGDIAVLQTQGMLPSTIMTVFVLNGLFNGVKGAGIGLVAGVAITLLLNPVMSLLNVPIALSSDGQGLPIDMHWLQIVSVTLFSLLLCIVASIYPARRAMKTQPSQALQNE; encoded by the coding sequence ATGTATTTCCCTCTTCCCGCTTTTATTGCTTATCGGTATGCGAAATCTGGCCCGGCGCAGTCGTCTAGCCAAAATAGCTTTGTTTCCTTTATCAATCGTTTTTCTGTTGCTGGTATTGCCCTTGGCCTTACTGCGCTTATTATTGTGCTTTCTGTTATGAATGGCTTTGAAGCCCAGTTAAAGCAGCGCATTTTGGGCATAGTGCCTCATATTGAAATTAATGCGCCTGTTGAAGAAAGCTTTGTAATGGGCTTGCCTAATGTGGTGGCAAGCATGCCTTTTCGAGAAGCCGAAGCAGTAGTGCAGTCTCGCTCAGACTTACGTGGTGTACAGTTACATGGCGTGCAAGCGGATAGCATGACGCAGCACACTATGGTAGCCCACGAAATGCAACAGGGTAGTTTTGATAGCCTAACGGCAGGTAGTTACAACGCTATTATTGGCCGTGCCCTTTCTATGCAATTGAATGTGCGGGCCGGCGACAAACTTCGGGTAATGGTGGCTGGTGCCAGCGTGTACACTCCATTTGGCCGTATGCCAAGCCAGCGGTTGGTCACTATTTCAGGTGTGTTCGACATGGGCTCGCAAATGGATGACAAAGTTATTTATATGCAGCTTGATGATGTGAACCGGTTATTACGAGATGTATCGGGCAAGAACACGGCTACCAGATTATTCTTAGACGATGCCTTTTTGTATCAAGACACGCTCAAACCTATTGTTGACGCGGATTTACCTGTACGTACCTGGCGCGAGCGCCAAGGGCCCTTGTTCGATGCAGTAAAAATGGAAAAGAACATGATGTTCTTAATGCTGCTGTTAATTATTGCTGTGGCAGCGTTTAATTTGGTTTCGTCTTTGGTGATGGTGGTGTCGGAAAAGCAGGGCGATATTGCGGTATTGCAAACCCAAGGCATGCTACCAAGCACCATTATGACGGTATTTGTATTGAATGGGCTGTTTAATGGCGTAAAGGGCGCAGGTATTGGATTAGTTGCAGGTGTGGCTATTACTTTACTGTTAAACCCTGTGATGAGTTTGCTTAATGTGCCTATTGCGTTGTCGTCAGACGGGCAGGGGCTACCTATTGATATGCACTGGCTGCAAATTGTTTCTGTCACGCTATTTTCATTGTTACTTTGTATTGTGGCGAGTATTTACCCTGCTAGGCGTGCCATGAAAACGCAACCTTCGCAAGCACTTCAAAACGAATAA
- a CDS encoding PilZ domain-containing protein, whose amino-acid sequence MENLSLEEKKAQFDEYFSIQHSVNINVKPLAEGESVPSEAGLEQAMPYAFRVASEMASIEAQALRPLRHLSDHAESLAEYLNHQARKIDLMMSFILHQQDEPDHRFSTIKLGGGGVIIKSPTAMNIGSQAELKLFLDTEAAAIFCYGEVITCENVEDSYHIAFVFNSIREQDQELLVRASLHLQTQQLKKRAQDKASGA is encoded by the coding sequence ATGGAAAACCTAAGCCTAGAAGAAAAAAAAGCCCAGTTCGATGAGTATTTCTCTATTCAGCACAGCGTTAATATTAACGTGAAACCACTCGCTGAAGGTGAATCCGTGCCTTCTGAAGCGGGTTTAGAGCAAGCCATGCCCTACGCGTTTCGTGTAGCCAGCGAAATGGCTAGCATTGAAGCTCAAGCACTTCGCCCGTTGCGCCATTTAAGCGACCATGCTGAATCGTTGGCTGAATATCTAAATCACCAAGCCCGCAAAATAGATTTGATGATGTCATTTATTTTGCACCAGCAAGATGAACCAGATCATCGTTTTAGCACAATAAAGCTCGGTGGCGGGGGCGTAATTATTAAAAGCCCAACCGCTATGAACATCGGCAGCCAAGCTGAACTTAAGTTATTTCTTGATACAGAAGCGGCCGCCATATTTTGCTATGGAGAAGTTATTACTTGCGAGAACGTCGAGGATAGCTACCATATAGCTTTTGTTTTCAATAGCATCCGCGAGCAAGATCAAGAATTGCTTGTTCGAGCCAGCTTGCATTTGCAAACGCAGCAACTTAAAAAGCGCGCGCAAGATAAGGCTTCCGGAGCCTAG
- the mfd gene encoding transcription-repair coupling factor, with the protein MTATLLSLPLPTQKKSASVQDHKQWGQLQGSSAALCITQAQAQYNGPIVLVTADTPSALKLEKELAFFMPSNKAEQPNVPITVFPDWETLPYDSFSPHQDIVSQRLETLFRFTQQVNGIFIVPVNTLMQRLAPTDYLAKYLLMLNKGDTLDRDQFRRNLEQAGYLHVSQVMSHSEFSVRGSIIDLFPMGSDKPFRIDLFDDEVDSIRFFDTETQRSGDAVEKIKLLPAREFPTDKESITLFRQRFLEKFDANNASESVFSQVTKGTMPSGVEYYLPLFFDKTATLFDYLHPKSVLLLHGDVQDASEFFWADIQERYEQHRYNPARPLLPPEDLFLPINTLFGEIKQWPRVSLSKEIIEEKPGSFNLGCDKLDDIAINTQKKVPAEQLIATVNNAKKRGAKVLFCAETQGRREGLLTVLQKAGIKPKAAESFNSFVSASDNIGITVGMVENSFNWRSDSGELLFITETELLGHKVSQRRLRDKRTATDESAIIRNLAELTTGQPVVHLDHGVGRYIGMQTLDAGGVTTEYLCIEYAKQAKLYVPVASLHLISRYTGGDADHAPLNSLGTDAWSKAKQKAAEKVRDVAAELLDVYARRAAKPGFAYNIDWDDYQKFSDSFPFEETPDQAQAIAAVIHDMGSPQAMDRLVCGDVGFGKTEVAMRAAFLAANQGKQVAILVPTTLLAQQHHENFKDRFAAWPFEIEVMSRFVSAKGQKETMQRLADGKVDIVVGTHKLLSNDIKFSDLGLVIIDEEHRFGVRQKEKLKSLRADVDILTLTATPIPRTLNMAMSGMRDLSIIATAPARRLSIKTFVQQRNKAIIREAIMREILRGGQVYFLHNEVDTIARTAEEIAEIVPEARIAMGHGQMRERELENVMSDFYHQRYNVLVCTTIIETGIDVPSANTIIMDRADHLGLAQLHQLRGRVGRSHHQAYAYLLTPHPKRMTKDAAKRLDAISKLEDLGAGFALATHDLEIRGAGELLGDDQSGQIASIGFSLYMDMLDRAVTSLKEGKEPSLDDAMAGHTEVELRIPALLPDDYIADVNTRLSLYKRLASCKNQDDIDEFQVECIDRFGLLPEPAKNLVEVAEIKIKAEAIGVLKVDLSAQGGTIEFTDTTKVDPGYIIQLVQTKPNTFKFEGSQKLRLVKQTDTAKARIAFISDIIADLAKESR; encoded by the coding sequence ATGACAGCAACTCTTTTATCTTTGCCTTTGCCGACCCAGAAAAAATCCGCCTCTGTGCAAGACCACAAGCAATGGGGTCAGTTACAAGGCAGCAGCGCCGCACTGTGCATCACTCAAGCACAAGCCCAATACAACGGCCCTATTGTGCTGGTAACAGCCGACACACCTTCGGCGCTAAAACTAGAAAAAGAGTTGGCGTTTTTTATGCCCAGCAATAAAGCTGAGCAACCAAATGTACCTATTACGGTATTTCCCGATTGGGAAACCCTGCCCTACGATTCGTTTTCTCCACACCAAGATATTGTCTCGCAGCGCTTAGAAACTTTATTTCGCTTTACCCAGCAGGTAAATGGTATTTTCATTGTGCCGGTAAACACCTTGATGCAACGTTTGGCACCTACCGACTACCTCGCAAAATATTTGTTGATGCTGAATAAGGGAGACACCCTTGATAGAGACCAATTCAGACGCAACTTAGAACAAGCGGGCTACTTACACGTAAGCCAGGTAATGAGCCACAGTGAATTTTCGGTGCGCGGTAGCATTATCGATTTATTCCCCATGGGTAGCGACAAGCCGTTTCGTATTGATTTGTTCGACGACGAAGTAGACTCTATTCGCTTTTTCGATACCGAAACCCAACGGTCTGGCGATGCGGTTGAAAAAATAAAGCTGTTGCCCGCACGGGAATTCCCTACCGACAAAGAATCTATTACCCTTTTCCGTCAGCGCTTTTTAGAAAAGTTCGATGCGAACAACGCCTCAGAATCGGTGTTTTCTCAAGTCACAAAAGGCACCATGCCAAGCGGCGTTGAATATTACTTGCCGCTGTTTTTTGATAAAACCGCTACCTTGTTTGATTACCTGCACCCCAAAAGTGTGCTGTTGTTACACGGTGACGTACAAGATGCCAGCGAGTTTTTCTGGGCAGACATTCAAGAGCGTTACGAACAACACAGATACAACCCAGCAAGGCCTTTACTGCCACCTGAAGATTTATTTTTACCTATAAATACCTTGTTCGGCGAAATTAAACAGTGGCCGCGTGTATCCCTGTCAAAAGAAATCATTGAAGAAAAGCCGGGCAGTTTCAACTTAGGCTGCGATAAGCTTGACGATATTGCTATTAACACCCAAAAGAAAGTACCGGCTGAACAATTAATTGCCACGGTGAACAATGCCAAAAAGCGCGGTGCTAAAGTGCTATTTTGCGCAGAAACCCAAGGCCGCCGTGAAGGGCTGCTTACCGTATTACAAAAGGCGGGCATTAAGCCCAAAGCGGCTGAATCGTTCAACTCGTTTGTTAGTGCCAGCGATAACATTGGTATTACCGTAGGCATGGTTGAAAATAGCTTTAACTGGCGAAGTGATAGTGGCGAATTGCTGTTTATCACCGAAACCGAGCTATTAGGCCATAAAGTAAGCCAGCGTAGGCTTCGCGATAAGCGTACGGCTACCGACGAAAGTGCCATTATTCGCAACTTGGCTGAGCTTACTACCGGTCAGCCCGTTGTGCATTTAGATCATGGTGTGGGCCGTTACATTGGCATGCAAACCCTAGATGCAGGCGGCGTTACCACTGAATACTTGTGCATTGAATACGCCAAGCAAGCCAAGCTGTATGTGCCCGTAGCGTCATTACACCTAATTTCAAGGTACACGGGCGGCGATGCCGATCACGCACCGCTTAATTCACTTGGCACTGATGCATGGAGCAAAGCTAAACAAAAAGCGGCTGAAAAAGTACGCGATGTGGCCGCTGAATTACTTGATGTATACGCACGACGTGCCGCAAAGCCAGGCTTTGCTTACAATATTGATTGGGACGACTACCAAAAATTCTCCGACAGCTTCCCGTTTGAAGAAACGCCGGATCAGGCACAAGCTATTGCGGCGGTTATTCATGACATGGGTAGCCCACAAGCCATGGACAGATTGGTATGCGGTGACGTAGGTTTCGGTAAAACCGAAGTCGCCATGCGTGCGGCATTCTTAGCCGCGAACCAAGGCAAACAAGTGGCTATTTTGGTGCCCACTACCCTACTTGCCCAACAGCATCACGAGAACTTTAAAGATAGATTCGCCGCATGGCCGTTTGAAATTGAAGTCATGAGTCGATTCGTTAGCGCTAAAGGCCAAAAAGAAACCATGCAGCGCCTTGCCGATGGCAAGGTAGATATTGTAGTAGGCACGCATAAGTTGCTGTCGAACGATATTAAATTCAGCGACTTAGGCTTAGTGATCATTGATGAAGAGCATCGCTTCGGGGTGCGTCAAAAAGAGAAGCTAAAATCCCTTCGCGCCGATGTAGATATTCTTACCCTTACCGCTACGCCTATTCCTAGAACCCTGAATATGGCTATGTCGGGTATGCGTGACTTATCGATTATTGCTACCGCGCCAGCAAGACGTTTATCAATTAAAACCTTTGTACAACAACGCAATAAAGCCATCATTCGTGAAGCTATAATGCGTGAAATTTTACGTGGTGGGCAGGTGTACTTCCTTCACAACGAAGTAGATACCATAGCCAGAACTGCCGAAGAAATTGCCGAAATTGTACCTGAAGCGCGTATTGCCATGGGCCACGGCCAAATGCGCGAACGCGAACTTGAAAATGTAATGAGCGACTTCTACCACCAGCGCTACAACGTGTTGGTGTGTACCACCATTATTGAAACCGGTATTGATGTACCCAGTGCTAATACCATCATAATGGACAGAGCCGATCACTTAGGCCTAGCCCAATTGCACCAATTGCGTGGCCGTGTGGGGCGTTCACACCACCAAGCCTACGCTTATTTACTTACGCCGCATCCTAAGCGTATGACCAAAGACGCAGCTAAGCGACTAGACGCTATTTCTAAACTTGAAGATTTAGGGGCAGGTTTTGCGCTAGCCACCCACGACCTTGAAATTCGTGGCGCAGGTGAACTATTGGGCGATGACCAGTCTGGCCAAATTGCCAGTATCGGATTTAGCCTTTACATGGATATGCTAGATAGAGCGGTAACATCACTAAAAGAAGGCAAAGAGCCTTCGCTAGACGATGCCATGGCAGGCCACACAGAAGTTGAGCTTCGTATTCCTGCCCTTCTGCCTGATGACTATATTGCTGACGTAAACACTAGGTTATCGCTATATAAACGCTTAGCCAGCTGTAAAAACCAAGACGATATAGACGAATTCCAAGTAGAATGTATCGACCGCTTCGGTTTATTGCCTGAACCCGCTAAAAACTTAGTAGAAGTGGCGGAAATAAAAATAAAAGCAGAAGCTATAGGCGTGCTTAAAGTAGACTTGTCAGCACAAGGCGGTACCATAGAGTTTACAGATACCACCAAGGTTGACCCTGGCTATATTATTCAGCTTGTACAAACCAAGCCAAATACTTTCAAATTTGAAGGCAGCCAGAAACTACGATTAGTAAAACAGACTGATACCGCAAAAGCGCGCATTGCGTTTATTAGCGATATCATTGCCGACCTTGCAAAGGAGTCGCGATAA
- a CDS encoding CsiV family protein, producing the protein MRFFRWSPLLAVLASTPLLADDDWWFDVEVIVFERKVAMSALEEQFDLADSLAVPATDADVIGAVITPDISMLKQGIAVCGETNTLEWPEFDYFANVSGEMNRPSGSLAAGQIAGQASSQLTGQASNTKSGAAYSNQTQSTRTNFADELSSQALNDDLSNDGLSPEEIAAHWVAFLGLDEIETIRVPNQPYCVVHKPWLSYYDSKWHIHRPDNRLPAPKELPITPEGNDWPYASHAHLLTKNAQEMSSLSRQIRQNRDLTRLLHVTWRQPVKFGKDKAFNVRLFAGNNFSDEFDQDGVQRPPQPPLRFGSATSLTVNQSSSELDENSFDENSYQNLEDKIQRLDASSAGGLNESQDYTQQLSSNIDSTETMTSDFFYDLDARLASPVPILFKDLLALDNADVIDDADESNISAAFRAPIWKVDGNMKVFLKYINRVPYLHIDSELFYRQPIPVEGQTATNSTSAISSLNSSNVSANATPEYQLVSLPFSEQRRVISNQLHYFDHPLFGMVVQIRRYKRPSAPEE; encoded by the coding sequence ATGAGGTTTTTTCGTTGGAGCCCACTACTTGCTGTATTGGCTTCTACCCCGTTGTTGGCAGATGACGACTGGTGGTTTGATGTTGAAGTTATTGTTTTTGAAAGAAAGGTGGCAATGTCTGCCCTTGAAGAGCAGTTCGACTTAGCTGATTCCCTTGCAGTTCCTGCCACAGATGCCGATGTGATAGGTGCGGTTATAACCCCTGATATCAGCATGCTTAAACAAGGCATTGCAGTTTGTGGTGAAACCAACACCCTTGAATGGCCTGAATTCGATTATTTCGCTAATGTTTCTGGTGAAATGAATAGGCCATCTGGCTCGCTGGCCGCAGGCCAAATAGCTGGGCAAGCCTCTAGCCAATTAACTGGGCAAGCCTCGAACACAAAGTCTGGTGCGGCCTACTCAAATCAAACTCAATCTACTCGAACTAACTTCGCCGATGAACTGAGCTCTCAGGCATTAAATGATGACTTATCAAATGATGGCTTATCTCCAGAAGAAATAGCCGCTCATTGGGTTGCGTTTTTAGGGTTAGATGAAATTGAAACCATTAGGGTACCGAACCAGCCGTATTGTGTGGTGCATAAGCCTTGGTTGAGTTATTACGATAGTAAATGGCATATTCATCGCCCAGACAACCGCTTACCAGCCCCTAAAGAGCTACCTATCACTCCTGAAGGTAACGATTGGCCATACGCTAGCCACGCCCATTTATTAACGAAGAATGCTCAAGAGATGTCGTCGTTGTCGCGACAAATTAGACAAAACCGCGACCTCACTCGCTTGTTACATGTTACTTGGCGTCAGCCTGTAAAATTCGGTAAAGACAAAGCCTTTAACGTTCGCCTTTTTGCCGGTAATAACTTTTCAGATGAGTTTGACCAAGACGGCGTTCAGCGCCCACCGCAGCCACCTTTGCGCTTTGGCAGTGCTACGTCGTTGACGGTAAATCAAAGCTCAAGCGAACTTGATGAAAACAGCTTCGATGAAAACAGCTATCAGAATTTGGAAGACAAAATCCAGCGCCTTGATGCCAGCTCTGCCGGCGGATTGAACGAAAGCCAGGATTACACCCAGCAGCTTTCATCAAACATAGACAGCACCGAAACCATGACAAGTGACTTCTTTTACGATTTAGATGCACGGCTTGCTAGCCCTGTGCCCATATTGTTTAAAGATTTACTAGCGTTAGACAACGCAGATGTTATCGACGATGCCGATGAAAGCAATATAAGTGCGGCATTTCGTGCGCCTATTTGGAAAGTAGACGGCAACATGAAGGTATTTTTAAAATACATAAACCGTGTGCCTTATTTGCATATCGACAGCGAGCTTTTCTATCGCCAGCCTATTCCTGTTGAAGGCCAAACGGCAACAAACTCGACAAGCGCTATTAGTAGCCTAAACAGCAGCAATGTTTCCGCCAACGCTACGCCGGAATATCAGTTAGTGTCGTTACCCTTTAGTGAACAGCGCCGTGTAATAAGTAACCAGCTTCATTACTTTGATCACCCCCTGTTTGGCATGGTGGTGCAAATTCGCCGTTACAAACGCCCTAGCGCGCCCGAAGAATAA
- a CDS encoding cob(I)yrinic acid a,c-diamide adenosyltransferase: MKIYTRSGDKGSTQIYADKPVRVEKDDAVVQSYGDIDELNSHLGLLAAMVAVHLKEDIYTIQRNLFQAGFAISASSTLTQDDVVKLESDIDKMTATLGPQTTFVLPGGSKAAAQSHVCRAVCRRAERAVIVLTKHYDVPAVVPAYLNRLSDYLFTFARFLNAEAGFDEVAV, translated from the coding sequence ATGAAAATTTATACCCGTTCCGGTGACAAAGGCAGTACGCAGATATATGCCGATAAGCCAGTAAGAGTAGAAAAAGACGATGCGGTAGTACAAAGCTACGGTGATATTGATGAACTAAACAGTCACTTGGGTTTGTTGGCCGCTATGGTAGCCGTGCATCTAAAAGAAGACATTTATACTATTCAGCGCAACCTGTTTCAGGCAGGTTTTGCTATTTCAGCTAGCTCTACCTTAACGCAAGACGATGTTGTTAAGCTTGAAAGTGATATTGATAAAATGACAGCCACACTGGGCCCGCAAACTACCTTTGTACTACCTGGCGGCAGTAAAGCGGCTGCCCAAAGCCATGTATGCCGTGCAGTATGCCGACGAGCCGAGCGTGCGGTTATAGTGCTTACCAAGCACTACGATGTACCTGCCGTAGTGCCTGCTTACTTAAACCGGTTGTCTGACTACTTGTTTACCTTCGCCCGCTTCTTAAATGCCGAAGCCGGTTTTGATGAAGTGGCCGTATAA
- a CDS encoding SLC13 family permease: protein MESVKPKLIIISFVSAVALYGVLLFVGLSHIMAISAAITVLVAMLWVTEALHIALPALIPFFAFPMAGVISYQDAASALGNHVILLLMGAFMLSKSLEKSGVHQRLAVYLIRLTGANSARRLVFGFMFTSAILSMWISNTATTLMLLPIALAIIHASNSPKLGVAVLLGIAYAASVGGVGTPIGTPPNIIFMSVYQQTTGTEISFINWMKTGVPIVLVALPLMALWLTRHLKGEKTGGLPDVGPWRSAEARVLGVFTFVAMAWVFRPYWTAWFGMDFVGDSTIALAGVVLMCVIPNGEREPTATGSKQGYLLDWNTAQQIPWGMLLVFAGGICLAQAFTASGLSELLGQGLTGLAVLPLFLLVLVLCLSVSFVTEITSNTATATLLMPILASAAVAINVDPLILMMPAAISASCAFMMPVATPVNAIVYSSGELTVKTMVREGVVLNIIVAFVVTAGVLLTRT from the coding sequence ATGGAATCGGTTAAACCGAAACTAATAATAATATCCTTCGTTAGCGCAGTTGCTCTGTATGGAGTGCTGTTGTTTGTAGGCCTGTCACATATTATGGCCATTAGTGCGGCCATTACCGTGCTGGTGGCCATGTTGTGGGTTACCGAAGCTCTGCACATTGCGCTGCCCGCACTCATTCCTTTCTTCGCCTTTCCTATGGCGGGGGTTATTAGCTATCAAGACGCAGCATCGGCATTAGGTAACCACGTTATCTTGTTACTGATGGGCGCTTTTATGTTGTCTAAATCGCTAGAAAAATCTGGCGTTCATCAACGTTTAGCGGTGTACCTTATTCGGCTAACCGGTGCGAACAGTGCCCGCAGGCTGGTATTTGGTTTTATGTTTACCTCAGCTATTTTAAGTATGTGGATTTCTAACACCGCCACCACGCTAATGTTACTGCCCATTGCGCTTGCCATTATTCATGCATCTAATTCGCCTAAACTAGGTGTAGCCGTGTTACTGGGTATTGCTTACGCCGCTAGCGTGGGCGGTGTAGGTACGCCTATTGGTACGCCGCCCAACATTATTTTCATGAGCGTGTATCAGCAAACTACGGGCACAGAAATTAGCTTTATTAACTGGATGAAAACCGGTGTGCCTATTGTGTTGGTGGCATTGCCGCTAATGGCGCTGTGGCTAACTCGGCATTTAAAAGGCGAGAAGACCGGTGGGTTACCCGATGTTGGCCCTTGGCGAAGTGCAGAGGCACGTGTGCTGGGCGTGTTTACTTTTGTGGCCATGGCGTGGGTGTTCAGGCCTTATTGGACGGCATGGTTCGGTATGGATTTTGTGGGTGACAGTACCATCGCATTGGCGGGGGTAGTGCTAATGTGTGTTATTCCTAATGGTGAACGCGAGCCTACTGCTACGGGCAGCAAACAAGGCTACTTGCTCGACTGGAACACCGCTCAGCAAATTCCTTGGGGAATGTTGTTGGTGTTTGCTGGGGGTATTTGTTTGGCGCAAGCCTTCACGGCGTCGGGCTTAAGTGAATTGCTAGGGCAGGGCTTAACCGGGCTAGCGGTGTTACCGCTGTTCTTGTTGGTACTAGTGCTGTGCTTATCGGTAAGTTTTGTAACTGAAATTACTTCAAATACAGCCACGGCCACGTTATTGATGCCTATTTTGGCCAGTGCCGCTGTGGCCATAAATGTAGACCCGCTTATTCTTATGATGCCAGCCGCTATTAGTGCCAGTTGCGCGTTTATGATGCCAGTGGCAACACCGGTAAACGCCATTGTGTATAGCAGCGGTGAGCTTACGGTGAAAACCATGGTACGCGAGGGCGTAGTGCTGAATATTATAGTGGCATTTGTGGTTACCGCTGGTGTGCTATTAACGCGCACCTAG